Below is a genomic region from Oikeobacillus pervagus.
TAAATAAGGCATTACCAAAAATTTTATCCTTTGTTTTATAACCAATCAAGATTGCAGCAACAGAAAAGAGTAGAGGAAAAAATCGCTCAAATGTTAATTCTAATAATAATCCACAGCCCGCAACCAAAAATAGCCATTGAACCCATTTAGATTGATTCCGCATTGATTTTTTCCTCCCTTCTTTCTATTAAATGGATGGTCTATCAATTGAGAGTAACGTCAGAATCGAATATTAAAAATACAAGAAAAGGTGCGAGAAATGCACCCCTTCTATCATATCATGCTTTTAATTTACATTCTCACTTAATATTTTATCGTCCAATTTTTTTGTATTTTGCAACTGTGCGATTTGAACATCAATCATACTTGTACGATATTTTCCTTCCACTTTCTGCTCAAGGAAATCAATATAATGCTGAACTTCATCAAATTTGGAGAAAGCGGATGGTTCGTCAATTCTACCCAACACTTTATTCATCTTTTGATTTGCATTCGTCATATTTTCTTTTCCCATTAATTCTAAACGTTTTAAGTGCATATCTTTTAGTTTCATCTTCATATCGCGATATTTTTTCTCAAGTTGTTCTAATTGATGAATCGTCTCTTCATAAGACTGTTGTAAAAACGCCACTTGATTTTCATATTGTTGCTGTTCTCTCAAAATTAATTCGTGTAAGGATGTTTGATTCGCATTCATGGCGATCGTCTTTTGTTCACTTCTTTTTTTTGCCATATTTTCTGCATATTTTAACTCACTAAATACTTCTTCTTTTAATAAATATTGACGCTCCAACAATTTTTCTATCTTTTTTACTTCTGACTCACAGTCGCGTAAATATTGATTTAACATAGCAATTGGGTTTTTCTTTTCTTTGTGATCAAACCAGCCATGTAAGTCAGCCATAATATTATTTTTCATTCGTTCAAATAGTGATGTCATGATTACACTCCCTTTAAATGTGTTTGTTTTTAATTTCATTCCATTGCTGTTCAAACTGTTGAAATGGATCACCATTTACTGGCCCTTCTTTTTCTTGTTTCCAACCTTTATATAAAACATATAGTAAGTACAACGCAATCAAGCCAATGACAGCTGGTAAATTAGACACTGCATTTATCGTGGCGATCATCCCGATGATTCCCCAAAATACCTTTCCTAAAGTGGAATCAGTAGCAGAAAACTGTTTAACGGAAAAGTACAGAACTACCAAACTAATGGCTAAGCCTAGTAAAGGAACCAAATTGGCAAATGAAATTGCTACTAAAACGATTGCAAGTAAAACATACAATATTTTTTTCATATTGTTTTCCCCCTTTCTATCCATATGATACCGTTTGGCGACCATTTTCATAACGAGCTTGGGGTCGATTTTCATCTAGGACTTGAGATGTAGAGTAGAAAAAAGCACTAGACATATCGAAGATCGATACATCTAGTGCTTTGGGCAATTCCTTAATGTTGATATGAATTAAATCCTTGTTGATTTTGGGGAACTTGTTGGAACATTTGGTGACTCATTGGCTGTAGTTCCTGTTGTAGTTGGGATCTTAACTGCTGAATCTCCTGCACTGGGGCAGTAGATGCAGGTTTATAATGCCCTTTCTGAGCAGCATATTTATAAAGTTGATGTTGTCTGCTTTCATCGGCATTTCTCATTTGAATAAATGTTTGTCTTAATGCTTCGTTATCTGTTTCAGCAATAATGGAACCGTATCGACTGAGACTTGCATTTATGGTAGAAAGATAATCATTTACGATCATTTTATCTTGAAGCATGTTAAATCCTCCTTTATTTTAAATGCCTAATTATTGTAAAAATCCAATCAGTTTTTGAGCGGAGTTTTTTGCAGCTTGTGCATCTTGAATTAACATTTGTTTCAATTGGGGGTCTTGGCATTGATTAGCGTATGATTCTAATTTATTCGCAACGGTTTGGTGACTCCCAACTAAATGTCGAATATTTTCTAATTCCATATGATTAATGTTCATTCTTCAATCTCCTTTCACGGTAAAATTTTCTGAAACAAACTACATTGTTAATTTGCCTTAAATGCCTCAAAATATTTATATGATCATCTCTTCCCTTAAATTTCCATTTTAAGAGAACAA
It encodes:
- a CDS encoding PspA/IM30 family protein, with translation MTSLFERMKNNIMADLHGWFDHKEKKNPIAMLNQYLRDCESEVKKIEKLLERQYLLKEEVFSELKYAENMAKKRSEQKTIAMNANQTSLHELILREQQQYENQVAFLQQSYEETIHQLEQLEKKYRDMKMKLKDMHLKRLELMGKENMTNANQKMNKVLGRIDEPSAFSKFDEVQHYIDFLEQKVEGKYRTSMIDVQIAQLQNTKKLDDKILSENVN
- a CDS encoding lmo0954 family membrane protein, whose protein sequence is MKKILYVLLAIVLVAISFANLVPLLGLAISLVVLYFSVKQFSATDSTLGKVFWGIIGMIATINAVSNLPAVIGLIALYLLYVLYKGWKQEKEGPVNGDPFQQFEQQWNEIKNKHI
- a CDS encoding spore coat protein, with protein sequence MLQDKMIVNDYLSTINASLSRYGSIIAETDNEALRQTFIQMRNADESRQHQLYKYAAQKGHYKPASTAPVQEIQQLRSQLQQELQPMSHQMFQQVPQNQQGFNSYQH